One part of the Janthinobacterium sp. 17J80-10 genome encodes these proteins:
- a CDS encoding class I SAM-dependent methyltransferase: MTVLKHQDAEVYIEQLPNNKNKVNVRMTRDLFIPIAQCETSYPVALIEKILEIKGPNWLCDEIMREESPDHVVQKSLNYDLLSFQDLEHFKGKCLLDFGCGSGASTMVLARMFPQTKIIGVELEEKLVSVAKQRAAHYGYNNVDLLQSPDPDSLPAGIGEFDYVVLSAVYEHLLPNEREPILHQLWSVLKPGGILFLNQTPHIGFPIETHTTGGLPFINYLPDKLACFYARHFSKRDLQDKSWKELLRMGIRGGSVQEVVEILNRTRRNSLLLKPVAPGMKDNIDLWYVQSRGDNRFPLAKKLIFLSSKLLKTVTGAVMVPYLSLAIMKDKNQNA, from the coding sequence ATGACCGTTTTAAAACATCAGGATGCTGAAGTTTATATAGAACAGCTTCCAAACAACAAAAACAAAGTCAATGTCAGGATGACCAGGGACTTGTTCATTCCAATTGCGCAATGCGAAACAAGCTATCCCGTTGCGTTAATCGAAAAAATACTGGAAATCAAGGGGCCCAACTGGCTGTGCGATGAAATCATGCGGGAGGAATCGCCTGATCATGTTGTTCAGAAGTCCTTGAACTATGACTTATTGAGCTTCCAGGACCTGGAACATTTCAAGGGCAAGTGCTTGCTTGACTTTGGCTGCGGCAGCGGCGCTTCGACGATGGTGTTGGCAAGGATGTTCCCGCAAACAAAAATCATTGGTGTCGAACTGGAAGAAAAGCTTGTATCAGTCGCAAAGCAACGCGCAGCACATTATGGCTACAACAATGTCGACCTTCTCCAGTCTCCGGATCCGGATTCATTACCCGCCGGGATCGGTGAATTCGATTATGTGGTATTGAGCGCAGTGTATGAACATCTCTTGCCGAATGAGCGGGAGCCCATCCTGCATCAACTCTGGAGTGTCTTGAAACCGGGCGGCATCCTGTTCCTCAACCAGACGCCGCATATCGGATTTCCGATTGAAACGCATACGACCGGTGGTCTGCCATTCATTAATTACTTGCCTGACAAACTAGCCTGCTTTTATGCACGTCACTTTTCCAAAAGGGATTTGCAGGATAAATCCTGGAAAGAACTGCTCAGAATGGGCATACGTGGCGGCAGCGTCCAGGAGGTTGTTGAAATCCTCAATCGGACAAGGCGAAATTCGCTGCTGTTGAAACCGGTGGCGCCCGGCATGAAAGATAATATTGATCTCTGGTATGTGCAGTCGCGCGGTGACAACCGCTTCCCGCTGGCCAAAAAACTCATATTCCTGTCGTCCAAGCTATTGAAAACAGTTACCGGCGCAGTCATGGTGCCCTACCTGTCACTGGCAATCATGAAGGACAAGAACCAGAACGCCTGA
- a CDS encoding glycosyltransferase family 4 protein, with the protein MKKPLSIMWLGLRGFPMVQGGVETHAENLCPHLATLGCEVTVIVRSSYQRPDVGPEWKNVRFRTIWSPRSKRLEAIVHTFLGVMYAAIKRPDILHIQAIGPGLMTPLARLFGLRVVVTHHGPDYDRQKWGALAKQVLRLGEYCGMRFANRRIAISDGIRQLVRQKHGLDCAVIPNGVEMPERTASITSIDRFGLQPQRYVLLVSRFVPEKRHHDLIQAFASAALHGWKLVLVGSADHPDSYTASVLEMAKATPDVICTGFQTGMALKELYQHAGIFVLPSSHEGLPIALLEAMSYGLPAIASDIGANREIDCNDIDYFPVGDVQSLSSLLKQRAAASQEAGQRDRLRSFVLERYRWLDIGKRTFEIYTGLLAERDQYQPNHGLLKWLDRR; encoded by the coding sequence ATGAAAAAACCTTTGTCCATCATGTGGCTTGGCTTGCGTGGATTTCCCATGGTACAGGGCGGGGTTGAAACGCATGCCGAGAACCTGTGCCCTCACCTGGCAACACTGGGCTGCGAAGTCACCGTCATCGTCCGTTCATCGTACCAGCGTCCAGACGTGGGGCCGGAATGGAAAAATGTGCGATTTCGTACGATTTGGTCGCCGCGATCAAAACGCCTGGAAGCCATCGTCCATACTTTCCTTGGTGTGATGTACGCTGCGATCAAGCGTCCCGACATACTGCATATCCAGGCAATCGGTCCTGGCCTGATGACACCGCTTGCGCGCCTTTTCGGCCTGCGTGTCGTCGTCACGCATCATGGTCCCGACTATGATCGCCAGAAATGGGGGGCACTCGCAAAACAGGTATTGCGTCTGGGCGAGTATTGCGGCATGCGCTTTGCCAACCGGCGCATTGCAATTTCAGACGGCATCCGTCAACTCGTGCGGCAGAAGCACGGCCTGGATTGCGCAGTCATACCGAATGGCGTGGAAATGCCGGAGCGCACCGCCAGCATTACCAGTATTGACCGCTTCGGCCTGCAGCCGCAACGTTATGTTTTGCTGGTCAGCCGCTTCGTGCCGGAAAAACGTCATCATGACCTGATTCAGGCATTCGCCAGCGCTGCGCTCCATGGCTGGAAGCTCGTACTTGTGGGCAGTGCGGACCATCCGGACAGCTATACCGCCTCGGTCCTTGAAATGGCCAAAGCAACGCCCGATGTCATCTGCACGGGATTTCAGACCGGCATGGCGTTGAAAGAGCTCTATCAGCATGCCGGGATCTTCGTCTTGCCGTCTTCGCACGAGGGCTTGCCCATCGCACTGCTGGAAGCCATGAGCTATGGCCTGCCGGCGATTGCCAGCGACATCGGCGCAAATCGTGAAATTGACTGCAATGACATTGACTACTTTCCTGTTGGCGATGTGCAATCACTTTCTTCTCTTCTCAAGCAACGCGCAGCGGCCAGCCAGGAAGCGGGCCAGCGCGACCGGCTTCGCAGCTTTGTTCTCGAACGCTACAGGTGGCTCGACATCGGCAAGCGAACGTTTGAAATTTATACTGGCCTGCTGGCCGAGCGCGACCAGTACCAACCAAATCATGGGCTACTGAAATGGCTGGATCGGCGTTGA
- a CDS encoding glycosyltransferase family 4 protein has translation MVFLEQNRLFEENGWKIVPFAMRHEKNLPSEWADYFVDEIEYGEEYTFMEKALRAQKVAYSFEARRKISRLLDAAKPQVAHAHNVYHHLSPSFLGVLKKRGIPTVMTVHDLKLACPAYKMLARDGVCERCKGGAIWNVARQRCVKDSFALSTVVMAETALHRLLGSYENGIDRFVVPSRFCMDKLVEWGWPRDRFTYIPNFVDAEHLEPHHAPGKAYLYMGRLAAEKGVATFVRAVAEAGVRGWIVGTGPDEEKLRALTESTGANIQFLGYQHGKTLFSILSSARALVLPSELYENAPVSIMEAYALERPVIGARIGGIPELIRENETGAMFTSGDYLELAEKLRQFENMDRSQVHDMGKAGRAWMLKEFTARHYLQRLLDLYQSLGVSL, from the coding sequence GTGGTATTCCTCGAGCAGAACCGGCTATTCGAAGAGAACGGCTGGAAAATCGTGCCGTTTGCCATGCGCCACGAAAAAAATCTTCCGAGTGAGTGGGCAGACTATTTCGTTGATGAAATTGAATATGGCGAAGAGTACACGTTCATGGAAAAGGCATTGCGCGCCCAGAAAGTCGCCTATTCTTTTGAAGCACGCCGCAAGATCTCCCGTCTGCTGGACGCCGCAAAGCCGCAGGTGGCGCACGCACATAATGTCTATCATCATCTCTCCCCGTCTTTTCTTGGCGTGCTTAAAAAACGTGGCATCCCCACCGTCATGACGGTGCACGACCTTAAGCTCGCCTGCCCCGCATACAAGATGCTGGCGCGTGACGGTGTCTGCGAGCGCTGCAAAGGTGGCGCCATCTGGAATGTCGCGCGCCAGCGGTGCGTCAAGGATTCTTTTGCGCTCAGCACCGTAGTCATGGCGGAAACCGCACTGCATCGCCTCCTGGGCAGCTATGAAAATGGCATTGACCGCTTTGTCGTCCCGAGCCGGTTCTGCATGGACAAGCTCGTCGAATGGGGATGGCCCCGCGATCGCTTCACTTACATCCCCAATTTCGTCGATGCAGAACATCTCGAGCCCCATCACGCTCCGGGCAAGGCTTATCTTTACATGGGCAGGCTTGCCGCTGAAAAAGGCGTCGCGACATTTGTTCGCGCAGTCGCCGAAGCTGGTGTTCGCGGATGGATCGTAGGTACCGGCCCGGATGAAGAAAAGCTGCGGGCATTGACCGAAAGCACCGGCGCCAATATCCAGTTTTTGGGATACCAGCATGGCAAAACACTTTTCAGCATCCTGAGTTCGGCGCGCGCCCTTGTTTTGCCGTCCGAACTGTATGAAAACGCTCCCGTCAGCATCATGGAAGCCTATGCCCTGGAACGTCCTGTCATAGGCGCCCGCATCGGCGGCATTCCGGAACTGATCCGGGAAAACGAAACCGGTGCCATGTTTACCAGCGGCGATTATCTTGAACTGGCTGAGAAATTACGGCAATTTGAAAACATGGATCGCAGCCAGGTGCACGATATGGGCAAGGCCGGCCGCGCGTGGATGCTTAAGGAATTCACCGCTCGCCATTATCTCCAGCGCTTGCTTGATCTCTACCAGAGCCTCGGAGTATCGCTATGA
- the galU gene encoding UTP--glucose-1-phosphate uridylyltransferase GalU yields MPEQITKAVFPVAGLGTRFLPATKASPKEMLPIVDKPLIQYAVEEAAAAGITELIFVTGRNKRAIEDHFDKAYELEKELEADNKHALLNVLSSIKPRNVECFYVRQAEALGLGHAVLCAERLVHNQPFAVILADDLLESEIPVLRQMTRLHAQHGSSVIGVESISPQQSRSYGVVAGKPAGERLLRLHGIVEKPAPENAPSNLGVVGRYILTPAIFSHLRNIGPGAGGELQLTDAIANLITEETVYAYEFEGIRYDCGSKKGYLEATVQFALRHPEVGAAFREYLENTIHQQLGGELETQFHRAPPTQTFDAIRI; encoded by the coding sequence ATGCCTGAACAAATCACCAAAGCAGTCTTCCCGGTTGCCGGACTCGGAACGCGATTTTTACCGGCCACCAAAGCCAGTCCCAAGGAAATGTTGCCAATCGTTGACAAGCCGCTCATTCAGTACGCAGTTGAAGAAGCTGCAGCGGCGGGCATCACCGAACTGATCTTTGTTACCGGACGTAACAAAAGGGCAATCGAAGATCATTTCGATAAGGCTTACGAACTGGAAAAGGAACTTGAGGCAGACAACAAGCACGCATTGCTGAACGTGCTGAGCAGCATCAAGCCGAGAAACGTCGAATGTTTTTATGTGCGCCAGGCCGAAGCATTGGGCCTGGGGCATGCTGTCCTGTGTGCAGAACGGCTTGTGCATAACCAGCCGTTTGCCGTCATCCTGGCTGATGACTTGCTGGAAAGTGAAATTCCAGTACTGCGCCAGATGACCAGATTGCATGCACAGCATGGAAGCAGCGTCATCGGTGTCGAATCCATATCACCACAACAAAGCCGCTCCTACGGCGTAGTCGCCGGCAAGCCCGCAGGAGAGCGCCTGCTTCGCCTGCATGGCATCGTTGAAAAACCGGCGCCAGAAAATGCACCATCGAACCTCGGCGTGGTGGGCCGCTATATATTGACGCCGGCGATATTTTCACACCTGCGCAATATTGGACCGGGTGCCGGCGGTGAACTGCAACTCACCGACGCCATTGCCAATTTGATCACCGAAGAAACCGTATATGCCTATGAATTCGAAGGCATACGCTATGACTGCGGCTCAAAGAAAGGCTATCTCGAGGCGACTGTGCAATTCGCGCTCAGGCATCCTGAAGTCGGCGCGGCATTCAGGGAATACCTTGAGAACACCATACACCAGCAGCTTGGCGGTGAACTTGAGACGCAATTTCACCGCGCACCGCCAACACAGACGTTCGACGCCATACGCATTTAA
- a CDS encoding SCO family protein: MALAASTISRLAHSHALVGAIRPPLALPAIKLVRHDGAATDLHTQLRGKTTALQFMFTGCSQTCSLQGALFAAVQHQLPANVKNNVQFLSVSIDPLGDDARALSAWLRQFGAGPNWVAALPTVKELDQLRTALQIRNDGPDSHTGQVFLIDRQGLLVWGTEDLPPVEVVLRQLVNIARA, from the coding sequence ATGGCACTTGCTGCCAGCACCATCTCTCGCCTGGCGCATTCGCACGCCCTCGTCGGAGCGATACGGCCGCCTCTGGCACTGCCGGCCATCAAGCTTGTTCGCCATGATGGCGCCGCCACCGACCTGCACACCCAATTGCGCGGCAAAACCACAGCGCTGCAATTCATGTTCACTGGCTGCAGCCAGACCTGTTCCCTGCAAGGGGCGCTGTTCGCGGCAGTCCAGCATCAGCTGCCCGCCAATGTAAAGAATAACGTCCAGTTTTTATCGGTCAGCATCGATCCATTGGGTGACGATGCACGCGCGCTTTCTGCCTGGCTGCGGCAATTCGGCGCCGGCCCAAACTGGGTTGCCGCCCTGCCCACCGTCAAGGAACTGGATCAGTTAAGGACAGCCTTACAGATCCGCAACGATGGCCCCGACAGTCATACCGGGCAGGTTTTCTTGATTGACCGCCAGGGGCTGCTGGTATGGGGCACAGAGGACTTGCCGCCGGTGGAGGTAGTGCTGCGCCAGCTGGTGAATATTGCTCGCGCATGA
- a CDS encoding RICIN domain-containing protein gives MPTSCLPFIRIGMFLLAACCSLLSPSAFAQTAYSTMVASHSGKCADVEAGGWNSGDRVIQYACHNGDNQQWTITAYNGAFQVIAKRTGQCLSVAGDSSQAGAQTVQFPCGGYTNQLWDIKYVGNAVQLLARQTGMCLTVQGGSQQDVVPLVQQACTGSAAQLWNFSNAAVLPPPPPPPPAPGTPAYSAIVNAASGKCVDAEAGGWNTGARIIQYTCHTQDNQQWSLAPANGAYRIVGKRIGECITPTNGSAQAGTPMAQLACGAFANQLWTIKYVGNSVQLTGQATGLCLGVENGSLQDVAQLVQQSCSSAPSQLWNFSNAAVLPSPPSPPPGATTTTISPSHSGKCLTIAGSQTAAGSAATQASCDGSTRQAWKVTVAGDTYTIALNSSGLCLAIQGASQTPGGAAVLAACDGAANTLWTLQASGNYKLLLPRHSGQCLDIDGNSQFDGAAAIQWTCSGNANQAWTLNAPPPTASQLPTAWSGLIQFPIVPVAAANLPDGKVLTWSAYAPDNFGDDNAWGRTYTAIFDPATQSVLSRVVSETGHDMFCPGTSLLPDGRLLVNGGSSSQKTSIYNPANNTWSTGALMNIPRGYPGNTTLANGSVLTLGGSWSGGEGGKIGEVWTASGGWTRKTGIPATPFTGPDPRGVFRGDNHLWLFPHTNGRVFHAGPTAAMHWITTAGNGNVTSAGNRGDDTYSMNGNAVMYDIGKILKTGGAPAYEEANANASAFVIDLNANATRRIASMNYARAMHNSVVLPNGQVIISGGQTYVKIFSDERSVLMTELWDPRTESFTKLSAMQVPRNYHSFSLLLPDGRVLIGGGGLCGSCTTNHFNAQVLTPPYLLNGDGTPATRPSIISAPANGAAGGTLAVSTSTAATFAMVRLSAVTHSINNDQRRIPLQISAQNGNSYTLQLPADRGIILPGYYMLFALNANGVPSVSRTIRIQ, from the coding sequence ATGCCCACCTCCTGCTTACCTTTCATTCGTATTGGCATGTTCCTGCTTGCCGCATGCTGCAGCCTGCTTTCACCATCGGCCTTTGCCCAGACGGCATACAGCACGATGGTTGCCAGCCATAGCGGCAAGTGCGCCGACGTCGAGGCAGGAGGCTGGAACTCGGGCGACCGCGTCATCCAGTACGCCTGCCATAACGGCGACAACCAGCAATGGACGATCACCGCGTATAACGGCGCTTTTCAGGTGATTGCCAAACGTACCGGACAATGCCTGAGCGTTGCCGGAGACTCGTCGCAGGCGGGAGCCCAGACAGTGCAGTTTCCCTGTGGCGGCTATACCAACCAGTTATGGGATATCAAGTACGTGGGTAACGCGGTGCAACTGCTGGCCAGGCAGACAGGCATGTGCCTGACCGTGCAAGGCGGATCCCAGCAAGATGTCGTGCCGTTGGTTCAGCAGGCTTGCACCGGCTCAGCAGCCCAGCTTTGGAATTTTTCCAATGCCGCCGTCCTTCCGCCACCGCCGCCGCCGCCACCTGCGCCGGGCACGCCGGCCTACAGTGCCATCGTCAATGCCGCCAGCGGCAAATGCGTGGATGCCGAAGCCGGCGGCTGGAATACGGGCGCGCGCATCATTCAGTACACCTGCCATACCCAGGACAACCAGCAATGGAGCCTGGCGCCCGCCAATGGTGCTTACCGGATCGTCGGCAAGCGCATCGGTGAATGCATTACGCCGACTAACGGCTCCGCCCAGGCTGGCACACCCATGGCGCAACTTGCCTGCGGCGCGTTTGCCAACCAGCTCTGGACCATCAAGTACGTGGGCAACTCGGTACAGCTGACCGGCCAGGCCACTGGCCTGTGCCTGGGCGTGGAAAACGGTTCGCTGCAAGATGTCGCGCAACTGGTCCAGCAATCCTGCAGCAGCGCTCCCAGCCAGTTGTGGAACTTCAGTAATGCGGCTGTTCTGCCTTCCCCGCCTTCGCCGCCGCCAGGCGCCACGACCACGACCATCAGTCCCAGTCATAGTGGGAAGTGCCTGACCATTGCCGGTTCCCAGACTGCGGCTGGCAGCGCCGCCACCCAGGCAAGCTGCGACGGCTCAACACGCCAGGCATGGAAAGTGACTGTTGCCGGCGATACCTACACAATTGCCCTGAATTCAAGCGGGCTCTGCCTCGCAATCCAGGGGGCCAGCCAGACGCCGGGAGGCGCCGCGGTCCTGGCGGCCTGCGATGGGGCAGCCAATACTTTGTGGACCTTGCAAGCCAGCGGCAACTACAAGCTCTTGTTGCCGCGCCATAGCGGACAATGCCTGGACATTGACGGGAACAGCCAGTTCGACGGCGCGGCGGCAATCCAGTGGACCTGTAGCGGCAATGCCAATCAGGCATGGACTCTCAATGCGCCCCCACCCACTGCCAGCCAGCTCCCGACAGCCTGGAGCGGATTGATTCAATTTCCGATTGTGCCGGTCGCAGCTGCCAATTTGCCAGATGGGAAAGTACTGACCTGGTCAGCTTACGCCCCCGACAATTTTGGCGACGACAATGCCTGGGGAAGGACTTATACCGCCATCTTCGATCCCGCCACCCAATCCGTCTTGTCGCGCGTCGTCAGCGAAACAGGACATGACATGTTTTGCCCGGGCACCAGCCTGCTGCCGGACGGCAGACTGCTGGTCAACGGCGGCAGCAGCAGCCAGAAAACCAGCATCTACAATCCCGCCAACAATACCTGGAGCACGGGAGCGCTGATGAACATTCCGCGCGGCTATCCTGGCAACACCACGCTAGCCAATGGCTCCGTCCTGACCCTCGGCGGTTCATGGAGTGGAGGAGAAGGTGGCAAGATCGGTGAAGTATGGACAGCGTCCGGTGGCTGGACGCGCAAGACCGGCATACCCGCGACGCCGTTCACCGGCCCGGACCCGCGCGGCGTCTTCCGTGGCGACAATCACCTGTGGCTGTTCCCCCATACCAATGGACGGGTATTCCATGCCGGGCCGACTGCCGCAATGCACTGGATCACCACGGCCGGCAATGGCAACGTGACGTCCGCCGGCAATCGTGGCGACGATACCTACAGCATGAATGGCAATGCCGTGATGTACGACATCGGCAAGATTCTCAAGACCGGCGGGGCGCCGGCCTATGAAGAAGCGAATGCGAATGCCTCTGCGTTCGTGATTGACCTGAACGCCAACGCGACGCGCCGGATCGCCTCGATGAACTATGCACGCGCCATGCATAACAGCGTGGTTTTGCCGAACGGCCAGGTCATCATCTCCGGTGGACAAACGTATGTAAAGATCTTTTCCGATGAGCGTTCCGTGCTGATGACAGAACTGTGGGATCCCCGTACGGAATCATTTACCAAGCTGTCGGCCATGCAAGTCCCTCGCAATTATCACAGCTTCTCATTGCTGCTCCCGGATGGCCGCGTGCTGATCGGCGGTGGCGGCTTGTGCGGTTCCTGCACCACCAACCATTTCAATGCGCAAGTTCTCACGCCTCCCTATCTGCTGAATGGCGACGGTACGCCCGCGACCAGGCCATCCATTATTTCCGCGCCTGCAAACGGTGCGGCAGGCGGCACCCTTGCCGTCTCCACAAGCACGGCCGCTACGTTTGCGATGGTTCGACTGTCGGCCGTCACGCATTCCATCAACAATGACCAGCGCCGGATTCCGTTGCAGATTTCGGCGCAAAACGGCAATAGCTATACGCTGCAATTACCTGCCGACAGAGGAATCATTTTGCCGGGCTATTACATGCTGTTTGCATTGAACGCGAACGGTGTGCCAAGCGTTTCAAGAACCATACGGATTCAGTAA
- a CDS encoding RICIN domain-containing protein: MAATASLLLMTACGGGSDGEASANSTTSTSTADTTTTEATTSTTEATTSTTAATTTTAGTTTTTLADPFNLAAATLAVQHSGFCMTVSDAVVGSNARQFACVTGNVSQSWEIKPAGTSYTIRNLQSNLCLLVNDAALNVDPNVLSFAVQGTCDGSAKTLWNFQQSPTAGEFNIVSKHSNLCLDVTASDVTPGKEIIQYTCNSVANQPNQRWKFTSVAP; this comes from the coding sequence ATGGCAGCAACTGCATCGCTGCTGCTGATGACCGCCTGCGGCGGCGGATCAGACGGCGAGGCATCAGCCAACTCAACCACGTCGACTTCGACAGCGGATACCACCACGACGGAAGCGACTACCAGTACAACGGAAGCGACGACATCCACGACGGCAGCCACGACCACCACGGCAGGGACTACGACCACAACGCTGGCCGATCCATTCAATCTTGCTGCAGCGACCCTGGCAGTCCAGCACAGTGGCTTCTGCATGACGGTGTCAGATGCAGTTGTGGGCAGCAATGCGCGTCAATTCGCATGTGTAACGGGTAACGTTTCGCAAAGCTGGGAGATCAAGCCCGCGGGAACCAGCTATACGATTCGCAATCTGCAAAGCAATCTCTGTCTGCTCGTAAATGACGCGGCGCTCAATGTCGATCCGAATGTTCTTTCCTTTGCAGTTCAGGGGACTTGCGACGGCTCTGCCAAGACGCTCTGGAATTTCCAGCAATCACCAACGGCTGGCGAGTTCAACATCGTTTCAAAACATAGCAATCTTTGCCTTGACGTAACAGCAAGCGATGTAACGCCTGGTAAGGAAATCATTCAGTACACCTGCAACAGTGTCGCCAACCAGCCTAACCAGCGCTGGAAATTCACTTCTGTCGCGCCGTAA
- a CDS encoding galactose oxidase-like domain-containing protein, whose translation MIDLPIVPVAAANLPNGKVLTWSAYAPDNYGDENAWGQTYSAIFDPATLSSQQRVVTETQHDMFCPGTTLLEDGKILINGGSSSQKTTFYDPSKNAWTSGPPMNIARGYQGNAILADGSVLTLGGAWSGGESAKNAEVWSPSGWRLLPGIPIAPFIGPDPRGTYRGDNHLWLFLQANGKVFHAGPDAHMHWIDTGGAGQVIDAGSRGNDDYSMNGNAVLYDVGKILKIGGAPAYEDIDAGAASYIIDLNAKSVRQIAPMHYARAMHNSVVLPSGQVVITGGQTYVKLFSDDRSVLMAEIWDPQTEKFSKLSPMKTPRNYHSFSLLLPDGRVLVGGGGLCGACTTNHPNVEILTPPYLLNADGTPALRPAITSAPPKGTYGNSITVTTDTPVASFALIRLSAVTHSVNNDQRRVPLKSSSVDGRSHQLTIPISRGLLPPGFYMLFAMNADGVPSVATSLQIR comes from the coding sequence GTGATCGATCTGCCGATCGTGCCTGTGGCAGCGGCGAACCTGCCAAACGGCAAGGTACTGACATGGTCGGCCTACGCTCCCGACAATTACGGGGACGAAAATGCCTGGGGCCAAACCTATTCAGCGATTTTCGACCCGGCCACATTGAGCAGCCAGCAACGCGTCGTCACCGAAACGCAGCACGACATGTTTTGCCCCGGCACGACGCTTCTGGAAGATGGAAAAATCCTGATCAACGGCGGCAGCAGCAGTCAGAAGACCACCTTTTACGACCCGTCGAAAAATGCATGGACCAGTGGTCCGCCGATGAACATCGCTCGCGGCTACCAGGGCAATGCCATTCTTGCCGATGGCTCGGTACTGACCTTGGGGGGGGCCTGGAGCGGTGGCGAATCCGCCAAGAACGCAGAAGTCTGGAGCCCTTCGGGCTGGCGCCTCCTTCCCGGCATCCCGATCGCGCCATTTATCGGCCCCGACCCGCGCGGCACCTATCGCGGCGATAACCACCTGTGGCTTTTCCTGCAAGCCAATGGCAAGGTCTTCCATGCCGGACCTGATGCCCACATGCACTGGATTGACACCGGCGGCGCTGGCCAGGTCATCGATGCCGGATCGCGGGGCAATGACGACTACAGCATGAACGGCAACGCTGTCCTGTACGACGTCGGCAAGATTCTCAAGATCGGCGGTGCGCCAGCCTACGAAGACATTGACGCGGGCGCTGCGTCCTACATCATCGACCTGAATGCCAAATCAGTACGACAAATCGCTCCCATGCATTATGCCCGCGCCATGCACAACAGCGTGGTGCTGCCAAGCGGCCAGGTTGTCATTACCGGAGGACAGACCTATGTCAAGCTGTTTTCCGACGATCGCTCGGTATTGATGGCAGAAATCTGGGATCCGCAAACAGAGAAGTTCAGCAAGCTGTCGCCCATGAAAACGCCACGCAACTACCACAGCTTTTCGCTGTTGTTGCCGGACGGGCGAGTACTGGTTGGCGGCGGAGGGCTATGCGGCGCCTGCACGACGAACCATCCCAATGTGGAAATCCTGACGCCCCCCTATCTTCTCAACGCCGACGGCACACCGGCCTTACGGCCCGCCATCACATCGGCGCCGCCAAAAGGAACTTATGGCAACAGCATCACCGTCACCACTGACACGCCCGTCGCTTCGTTTGCACTGATCCGGCTTTCTGCAGTCACGCACTCGGTCAACAATGACCAGCGGCGTGTCCCGCTGAAGTCGAGCAGCGTTGACGGCCGCAGCCACCAGTTGACGATCCCGATCAGCCGGGGCCTTCTGCCGCCAGGCTTTTACATGCTGTTTGCGATGAACGCGGACGGCGTGCCCAGCGTAGCCACCTCCTTGCAGATCCGCTAG